The nucleotide sequence GTGCACTGGACGAGCATCACGACGTCGACAGCGGCACCGTGGAGCGCCTCGTGGGCGTCCATCGCATGGAGGACGGCGGCCTCGGAGGTCGCGGTGTCGCCCGCGATGGCGGCGGGGCGCAGGACGACCTCGGCTCCGGCCTCCCGGCCCGCGGCGGCGATGGCGTGGTCGTCGGTGGAGACGACGACGTCGGTCACCAGCCGGGCGGCGAGGCACTCGCGCACCGCGCGGGCCACCAGCGGAACGCCGCCGACGGGGGCGAGGTTCTTCGCGGGGACGCCCTTGGAGCCGCCGCGCGCGGGGATCACGGCGAGCACGCGGCGTGCTGAAGTCACGCGGCCCGCTTCCGGGTTGGACATGGGTGGGACTCCTTGCGGTGCTTGCGAAGAGGTCGGGCGGTGGCTCACAGCTCCCCCATCCGGCGGATGACGGGCGCCACGCGCTGCACTCCGTGGCGGTAGGCGCCGCGCGCCGCCCGCCGCACGATCTGCCGTACGGCTCCGGCCTGCCGGTCGGCGTCGGGCGCCCCGGGCAGCGGTTCGCCGTCGGGGCCGAGGTGGTGGCGGGCGAGGATGCCGGGCAGATAGCCGGGCGCGGTGACGGGCGTGTAGTACGGCGCGAGGGGCGGCAGTCCGTCGGCCGCGACGAGCTTGGCGATGCGGTCGCGGGCGGCGTCGAAGGCGGTGGCGTACGAGCCTTCCCCGGACTTCGTCCGGGAGGTGCCCCCGGCGACGACGCCCTGCCGTGCCACCCACTCGGGGTCCGGCGCCGGCTCGTAGCCGGCGTCCAGCTGGTCCCAGGAGGCGAGGCAGCCGGAGCCCACGAAGTGGTGGTTGCCGAGGGTCTCGCGGATCCCGAGGTCGGTGAGGACGACAGTGGGGATCCGGCGGTGCAGCGACTCCAGGGCGGCCGTGGAGCTGATGGTGACCAGCAGGTCGGTGGTGTCGAGGACCTCGCCCATGTTCCCGTACACCAGACGGAAGTTGGCGGGCGCGCCGCCGGGGAGCCGCTCCACCAGCTTCTGGTACGGCAGTTCCTCGATGTGCGTGGTGTGCTCGCCCGGCTTCGAGCGCAGCTTCAGCAGGACCTGGCGGTCCGGGTGCAGCTTCGCGTGCTGGACGAGGCGGTTCAGCAGGTACGTACGGTCCCCGCGGTGGTCCGGGACGGACGGCTGTACGGCGAAGACGACCGTGTACGGGTCCTCGGCGCCGGCGTAGGGCCTACCGCCGAGGAAGGGCAGCGCGACCTCGGTGACCGAGGAGGCGTCGGCGCCCACGCCCTCGTACACGGCCCGGAAACGGTCCGCGTCCTGGCGGGAGTTGGCGAGGACGAGGTCCGCGCCGTGCCGCAGCAGCAGGCCGTCGGCGAGCTTCTCGTAGACGACACCGACGTACCCGGTGACGACCACGGGCCGCTTCGTACGCCCGTCCCAGGCCCGGCGCAGGCCGTGCAGCATCGCCTGGACGCCCCCGCCGACGAGGGAGAGCAGGACGACGTCGTACGCGTCCTCCTTCGTGTCCTCCTTCATGGCGCGCAGGAATTCGAGGCCGGTCACCTCACGCAGGGAGTCGGGGCGGACCCCGATCTCCTGCAGCTGGCGGGCTGTGGGGGTGGCTCGGCCACGCAGGAGGAAGCCGTCCAGGCGGATGTCCGAGCCCTCCGGAGCGAGACGGTTCGCGGTGAGCGCGCCCCATTTCCACCGGGTGTCGGAATCCGCGAGTACGGCGACTCGCAGGCCGTTCGTTGCACTTGCTGGCACACCGAAGACGCTAGGAAGCGATTCCGTTGAGCGGCCCAACCTGAATGCAACAAAGGGTTAACAGCACATCGCCGAATGGCGAATCGGGGTGCGAAAGGCACAGGAAAGAGCCTGGTTCACGGTACCGCCACGCGTCGTTCACCTGACATCAAGCAGGTGGTCAAGACGAATGCCGGAGGGCCCCCTAACGTCACGGGGGTGGTCAAGCTCTCCGTCATCGTGCCGTTCTACAACGTGCAGCAATACGCGCCCGACACCCTGAAGAGTCTCAGAGCCAACGCTCGTGAGGACTTCGAATTCATTCTCGTCGACGACTGCTCTCGCGACGGGACTCCGGACATCCTCGCGCGCGCGGAGCGCGAGCTGCCGGGGGCGGTGTATGTCAGACACGAGAAGAACGGAGGACTGGCGACCGCGCGCAACACGGGCATCGACAGGGCCCGCGGCGAATACCTGACGTTCCTCGACGGGGACGACTGGCTCGCCCGCGGCCATTACCCCCGCCTGCTCGGCGCCATCGAGGACCTGGGCTGCGACTTCGTGCGCACGGACCATGTCCAGTGCACCGCGCGGGCCCGCTCCGTCCACCGGGTGCCCAACGGGCGCCGGGGCGTGGTGATGGACCCGCGGGACGCGATCCTGCCCGCCGACCGCTCGACCTCCGTCGACTACGCCTACGCCTGGGCGGGCATCTACCACCGCCGGCTGGTCGACAAGGGTGTGCTGCACTTCACCCCCGGGCTGCGCACGGCGGAGGACCGGCCGTGGATCTGGAAGCTCCATCGGGAGGCCGATTCCTTCGCCACGGTGGGGCTGCTGGGCGTCTTCTACCGGCGCGGGGTGGCTTCTTCCCTGACCCAGATCGGCGACGTACGTCAGCTCGATTTCATTCGCGCATTCGACCAGGTCATCGAGGAAACGGCGAAGGACAGGGACGCGGACAGACTTCTCCCCAAGGCCGTGCGCACATATTGCGCGATCATCTCCCACCATTTGGGATCCATCGAAAGGTTCGAGCCGGCGGTGGCACGGAAACTGAAGTCGATGAGCGCGGTCGCGCTGCGCCGAATGCCGCAGGACGTGCTCGACGAGGCCCTCGACTCCATGGACGTCCAGCGCGCCACCCGGCTGCGCCGGCTGCGCCGCCGTCCCGCCGCCGCGGGGGTCGCCGCGTGACCACGCAGATCTTCATGGCGTCCACGCTGTACGGCACCGCCACGCTGGCCGCCGCCCTGGACACCGAGTGCTTCCGCCCCGCCGCCCGCCGCATCCTGCTGATCTCCAACAACGCGGCGACGCCGGAGACGGCCCCCGCCCTGGACGAGATGCCCGGCTTCGAGCGGCTGCGCGGCCGCTTCGACGAGGTGATCTCCTGGAACGAGACCATCTCCCCCTTCCACCCCGGTGGTTGGTCCCCGCGTACGGACGACGTCCCCCTGTGGGAGCGGCACCTGCGACTGCTGTGGAACCTGGGCGACGACGACGTCGAGCTGGCCGTGGAGTCCATCCAGGTCCACCCGGCGCTCGGCTTCACCCAGATCTTCACCGGCGCCCCCGTCACCGTGTACGCGGACGGCCTGATGAGCTACGGCCCCACCCGCAACAAGATCGACCCGCTGGTCGGCACCCGCATCGACCGGCTGCTGCACCTGGACCTGGTCCCGGACCTGAAGCCGTTGCTGCTCACCGAGTTCGGCGTCGAGGCGGAGATCGTGCCCACGGACGCCTTCGTGAAGGTGCTGGCGGAACTCGTCGACACCGGTGGCGCACTGCCCGCGATCGAGGAGCCGGCGCTGCTGCTCGGCCAGTACCTCTCCGCGCTCGGCATCCTCACCGCCGAGGAGGAGGAGGACCTCCACGTACGGATGCTGAAGGGCGCGGTCGCGCTCGGGCACACCCAGGTCGTGTTCAAGCCGCACCCCAGCGCCCCGGCCCGCTGGTCGCGCGGCCTGGAGAAGGAGGCGGAGCGGCTCGGCGCCGACCTGACCGTGCTGGACACGCCGGTCCTCGCCGAGGTGCTGTACCAGCGGATGCGTCCGACTCTCGTCGTCGGCTGCTTCTCCACGGCCCTGCTCACCGCCTCCGCGCTGTACGGCCTGCCGGTCGCCCGCGTCGGCACCGGCACCCTGCTCGACCGGCTCGCCCCGTACGAGAACAGCAACCGGGTGCCCGTCACGATCGTGGACGCGCTGCTGCCGGAGCTGGGCGACCGGGCGGCGGTCACCTCACAGCGGCCCGGCACGACGGTGGCGGACCTCGACGGCCTGGTCCGGGCGGTGGGTTTCGCGATGCAGCCGAAGATCTACCCGTCGCTGCACGCGGACACCGAGGCGTATCTGACGAGGCATCTGAGCACACAGACCCTGCGGTACTTCAAGCGGCGCCGGTTGACCTCGCTGGGGCTGCCCGGCGGCATCCCCGTCCAGCTCGCCTTCATCCCGCGCAACGCGACCGTACGAAGAGTCGCGCGGCGGGCCCGGTCCCTCAAGCGAGCGACCTTGGGGTGAGCCCCGGGATGACTTCGAGGAGTTCGAGGAGTTCGACGATCGCTTCAGAAACTCGGGGGACGCCGTGGTTGAACGCGAAATTGGCCCACTGTTCATCCGACCCGAGGATTCGACAGCACCTCCCCGGAGAGGCTCCGCACCATGCTTGACCAGGCCAAAGCCATCTCATAGGTTCCTGGCCCGTTCATCTGCTCGCCTGTTCGCCTCGTCGACGCAAGAGAGTCTTCTGTCCTCATGGCCACTGAAATGACCTCTGAAATGACCACTGAACAAGGCACGATCCGACTTCCCCGTGAACTCGACGACGTTCCCGGCTGGTTCCCGGTGCTCGACCAACTGCTCTTCGACTGGTTCCTGAGCCGACAGGAGGTCGCGGGCGAGAGGGGCGACCTGCTGGAGGTCGGCGTCTACATGGGCAAGAGCGCCATCTTCCTCGGCCGGCATCTCCGGGAGGGCGAGGCCTACACCGTCTGCGACCTCTTCGAGAGCGACGCACCGGACGACGCCAACGCGGCGGAGGCCGCCAAGTCGTACCGCGCCACGCTCACCCGCCGGGCCTTCGAGGCGAACTACCTCTCCTTCCACGACGAGCTGCCCCGTGTCCTGCAGGGACCCAGCTCGGTCGTTCCCGGCGAGGTCAAGCCGCGCTCCTGCCGTTTCGTACACATCGACGCCTCGCACCTGTACGAGCATGTCGAGGGCGACATCACCGCCGCGCGGGACGCACTCCTCCCCGGCGGTCTGGTCGTCCTCGACGACTTCCGCTCCGAGCACACCCCCGGTGTCTCCATCGCCGCGTGGGAGGCCGTCCTCAACCGGGGCCTCAACCCCGTCTGCCTCAGCACGCAGAAGCTCTACGGCACCTGGGACGACCCGGGGCCCATCCAGGACGCCCTCCTGGAGATGGTCGGGGAGCGGGACGACTGCCACGTCAGCAAGCAGCGGGCGGCCGGCCACCGCATCATCCGCCTCAAGTCCAAGGGCATGAAGGCGCCGGCGTTCCCGAAGTCCCGCCACTGGACAGAACCCCAGCCTCCGCCCCCCGCCCCGCAGCCCCCGACCCGCCCGCCCAGGCCCCCA is from Streptomyces sp. NBC_01314 and encodes:
- a CDS encoding DUF6716 putative glycosyltransferase, whose translation is MPASATNGLRVAVLADSDTRWKWGALTANRLAPEGSDIRLDGFLLRGRATPTARQLQEIGVRPDSLREVTGLEFLRAMKEDTKEDAYDVVLLSLVGGGVQAMLHGLRRAWDGRTKRPVVVTGYVGVVYEKLADGLLLRHGADLVLANSRQDADRFRAVYEGVGADASSVTEVALPFLGGRPYAGAEDPYTVVFAVQPSVPDHRGDRTYLLNRLVQHAKLHPDRQVLLKLRSKPGEHTTHIEELPYQKLVERLPGGAPANFRLVYGNMGEVLDTTDLLVTISSTAALESLHRRIPTVVLTDLGIRETLGNHHFVGSGCLASWDQLDAGYEPAPDPEWVARQGVVAGGTSRTKSGEGSYATAFDAARDRIAKLVAADGLPPLAPYYTPVTAPGYLPGILARHHLGPDGEPLPGAPDADRQAGAVRQIVRRAARGAYRHGVQRVAPVIRRMGEL
- a CDS encoding glycosyltransferase family 2 protein, with protein sequence MVKLSVIVPFYNVQQYAPDTLKSLRANAREDFEFILVDDCSRDGTPDILARAERELPGAVYVRHEKNGGLATARNTGIDRARGEYLTFLDGDDWLARGHYPRLLGAIEDLGCDFVRTDHVQCTARARSVHRVPNGRRGVVMDPRDAILPADRSTSVDYAYAWAGIYHRRLVDKGVLHFTPGLRTAEDRPWIWKLHREADSFATVGLLGVFYRRGVASSLTQIGDVRQLDFIRAFDQVIEETAKDRDADRLLPKAVRTYCAIISHHLGSIERFEPAVARKLKSMSAVALRRMPQDVLDEALDSMDVQRATRLRRLRRRPAAAGVAA
- a CDS encoding alpha-2,8-polysialyltransferase family protein, with the protein product MTTQIFMASTLYGTATLAAALDTECFRPAARRILLISNNAATPETAPALDEMPGFERLRGRFDEVISWNETISPFHPGGWSPRTDDVPLWERHLRLLWNLGDDDVELAVESIQVHPALGFTQIFTGAPVTVYADGLMSYGPTRNKIDPLVGTRIDRLLHLDLVPDLKPLLLTEFGVEAEIVPTDAFVKVLAELVDTGGALPAIEEPALLLGQYLSALGILTAEEEEDLHVRMLKGAVALGHTQVVFKPHPSAPARWSRGLEKEAERLGADLTVLDTPVLAEVLYQRMRPTLVVGCFSTALLTASALYGLPVARVGTGTLLDRLAPYENSNRVPVTIVDALLPELGDRAAVTSQRPGTTVADLDGLVRAVGFAMQPKIYPSLHADTEAYLTRHLSTQTLRYFKRRRLTSLGLPGGIPVQLAFIPRNATVRRVARRARSLKRATLG
- a CDS encoding class I SAM-dependent methyltransferase, producing MTTEQGTIRLPRELDDVPGWFPVLDQLLFDWFLSRQEVAGERGDLLEVGVYMGKSAIFLGRHLREGEAYTVCDLFESDAPDDANAAEAAKSYRATLTRRAFEANYLSFHDELPRVLQGPSSVVPGEVKPRSCRFVHIDASHLYEHVEGDITAARDALLPGGLVVLDDFRSEHTPGVSIAAWEAVLNRGLNPVCLSTQKLYGTWDDPGPIQDALLEMVGERDDCHVSKQRAAGHRIIRLKSKGMKAPAFPKSRHWTEPQPPPPAPQPPTRPPRPPRSNTRKLAADLLPPLVTRAIRKARAGKRPTN